The following proteins are co-located in the Gossypium hirsutum isolate 1008001.06 chromosome A02, Gossypium_hirsutum_v2.1, whole genome shotgun sequence genome:
- the LOC107927444 gene encoding FBD-associated F-box protein At4g10400 translates to MCIKDRISNFPDHIRCHILSFLPIKAAVRTSIISTKWRYLFASISTIEFDRYLLRGLTHRNVDSFKNFVDWLLKFPDQVSLDCFRLRDGISCNVGDHDFDVSAWICAALYRGVKEIDLELHNLGDVFTLPAVLFTCHSLVTLKLNAEGSKIEVPSEACLGNLKTLQLTHWVVFGDDSIHRLISNCPVL, encoded by the coding sequence ATGTGTATCAAAGACAGGATCAGTAATTTTCCGGATCATATTCGTTGTCATATTTTGTCATTCCTCCCCATTAAAGCAGCAGTTCGAACCTCTATTATTTCAACCAAGTGGAGATACCTCTTTGCTTCAATTTCTACCATTGAATTTGATCGTTATTTACTGCGTGGTTTGACCCACAGAAACGTTGACAGCTTCAAGAACTTTGTTGATTGGTTGTTGAAATTTCCCGATCAAGTAAGTTTAGATTGCTTTAGGCTACGTGATGGGATTTCATGCAATGTTGGAGATCATGATTTTGATGTTTCTGCTTGGATATGTGCTGCACTGTACCGTGGTGTTAAGGAAATCGATTTGGAACTACATAATCTTGGGGATGTTTTCACTTTACCAGCTGTTTTATTCACTTGCCACTCACTGGTGACACTGAAATTGAATGCAGAAGGTTCTAAGATTGAGGTCCCATCTGAGGCTTGTTTAGGGAATCTGAAGACTTTGCAGCTTACACACTGGGTAGTTTTCGGTGATGATTCCATTCATAGGTTAATTTCCAATTGCCCTGTCTTATAA
- the LOC107927441 gene encoding disease resistance protein RGA2, with amino-acid sequence MTEAIIGATIEVALSKAISIIEDQINLVVTWDFKDDLNKLRSSLDLARAFLQDAESRRVDEPIKVWLQQLRCIAYAADDVLDELAYESLRRTTEANQMGKKVSNFFSLSKNPMAFSVKMGKNIKNISMSMDEIIDRALKFGLQQRVQSMGPVFSGIGGTHSCNSSRVVGREADVQKIVDLLIGSNTDHHGFSMVSVVGMGGLGKTTLAKSVCNNEKVQNCFGEIIWVCVAETFDVRRILSEILESLTRKPCEIKNDDVVVREIQKKLKGKSFLLVLDDVWDEDIKNWGDLKGSLLGINESKQSCILVTSRSENVAVVKETLPEYRHHLKTMVDEECWSIIRDSAFGNSSVSQELEVIGRDIARKCSGVPLVANVIGSTMCNRWDRDEWVSLRDSSLWGSLERNEGIVRVLKLSFDRLSSPSLKQCFAYCSIFPKDFRIQKDQLIQLWMAEGFLQQSRISSQ; translated from the coding sequence ATGACCGAAGCTATAATCGGTGCAACCATAGAGGTGGCTTTGTCCAAGGCTATCTCTATCATCGAAGACCAAATCAACCTGGTAGTGACTTGGGATTTCAAAGACGACCTCAACAAGCTTCGTTCCTCACTAGATCTCGCTCGAGCTTTCTTGCAAGACGCGGAGAGTAGGCGAGTCGATGAACCCATCAAGGTTTGGCTTCAACAGCTGAGGTGTATCGCCTATGCTGCCGACGATGTATTGGATGAGCTTGCTTATGAAAGTCTCCGAAGAACGACGGAGGCTAACCAAATGGGTAAAAAGGTTAGCAATTTCTTCTCCCTCTCCAAGAATCCCATGGCATTTTCTGTAAAGATGggtaaaaatattaagaatattagCATGTCCATGGATGAAATTATTGATCGAGCCTTGAAATTCGGACTCCAACAAAGAGTTCAAAGTATGGGTCCTGTGTTTAGTGGAATTGGAGGCACCCATTCCTGTAACTCATCACGAGTTGTTGGAAGGGAAGCTGATGTTCAGAAAATAGTTGATCTTTTGATTGGCTCAAACACTGATCACCATGGGTTTTCGATGGTGTCCGTAGTAGGTATGGGAGGCTTGGGTAAAACTACTTTAGCCAAGTCTGTTTGTAACAATGAGAAAGTGCAGAActgttttggtgaaataatttggGTCTGTGTGGCTGAAACTTTCGATGTTCGAAGGATTTTATCAGAGATCTTAGAATCTCTAACTAGAAAACCTTGTGAAATCAAGAATGATGATGTTGTGGTTAGAGAAATACAGAAGAAGTTGAAAGGCAAAAGCTTCCTTCTTGTGCTTGATGATGTGTGGGATGAGGATATTAAAAACTGGGGGGACTTGAAAGGTAGTTTGTTGGGGATAAATGAAAGTAAACAAAGTTGCATTCTTGTTACTAGTCGTAGTGAAAATGTGGCAGTGGTGAAAGAAACCCTCCCTGAGTACAGGCATCATCTGAAGACAATGGTGGATGAGGAGTGTTGGTCCATAATCAGAGATAGTGCCTTCGGAAACTCTTCTGTATCACAAGAATTAGAAGTTATAGGGAGGGATATTGCCCGTAAATGTTCAGGTGTGCCATTGGTGGCAAATGTTATAGGGAGCACAATGTGCAACAGATGGGATAGGGATGAATGGGTGTCACTCAGGGATAGTTCTCTTTGGGGTTCTTTGGAAAGGAATGAAGGGATTGTACGTGTTCTGAAATTGAGTTTTGATCGCTTGTCTTCCCCATCTTTGAAGCAGTGTTTTGCATATTGTTCCATCTTTCCTAAGGATTTTAGGATCCAAAAGGACCAATTGATCCAGCTTTGGATGGCTGAAGGCTTTCTTCAGCAATCCAGGATAAGTTCCCAGTAG
- the LOC121216155 gene encoding putative disease resistance RPP13-like protein 1, with product MHDLVHDLAQSISHIRLGNIVNGVRLWHSLFSNSSSIHAVRDFKSLRVLIFCGAPIVSLSHSIGRLKHLRYFDISRTYICRLPKSISQLYHLQTLRLSGYEGHMPEGMENLVNLRHLYIGHYRTVPYKIGCLTNLQTLPIFRVATERGSRIGELGGLVEFGGELVIFNLQNVRNEGEAREAKLLEKKKLHELEYLWGYNREESCNDEEVLEGLEPHSNLKSLSIMYYNGRHYPSWLARFTNISGPSACFQPINLVKLKLSNCKNLEKLPTLGHYPNLKILEVEGLNNVRCIGKEFYVSDDDSSSDKNKPITLFPALKKLSLWNMEEVEEWLEVEPTVTVFPSLKELHIEGCCKLSSVPRMSRLSCLEALTITGNNALSCIRDEQFPFPSSLKKFTIQRCYKLTTVPSVEGGISFLQHLEVKLCDRLCKIGQGLLTSTCLRVVVICDCPNLISIPVYGISESLVKLELDHC from the coding sequence ATGCATGATTTAGTTCATGATCTTGCACAATCCATTTCTCATATTAGACTAGGAAACATCGTTAATGGTGTGAGACTGTGGCACTCTTTGTTCTCCAATTCTAGCTCCATCCATGCTGTAAGGGACTTCAAAAGCTTACGAGTTCTTATTTTTTGCGGTGCTCCCATTGTCTCCTTGTCACACTCAATTGGCAGGCTAAAGCATTTAAGATACTTTGACATTTCAAGAACTTACATATGTAGATTACCAAAGTCCATCAGCCAGCTTTACCATTTGCAGACATTAAGATTATCGGGTTATGAAGGGCACATGCCTGAAGGAATGGAAAATCTAGTAAATTTGAGGCATCTGTATATTGGTCATTATAGAACTGTTCCTTATAAGATAGGATGTCTAACTAATCTTCAAACTTTGCCAATATTTAGAGTGGCTACAGAAAGGGGAAGTAGAATTGGTGAATTGGGAGGTTTAGTTGAATTTGGTGGAGAACTAGTCATATTCAATCTTCAGAATGTTAGAAATGAAGGAGAAGCTAGGGAAGCAAAATTGTTGGAGAAAAAGAAACTACATGAGTTAGAATACCTTTGGGGCTATAACAGGGAAGAATCTTGCAACGACGAGGAAGTACTGGAAGGATTGGAACCTCACTCAAATTTGAAAAGCTTAAGTATTATGTACTATAATGGAAGGCACTATCCATCATGGTTGGCAAGGTTTACTAATATTAGTGGTCCAAGTGCTTGTTTTCAACCCATCAATTTGGTGAAGTTGAAGCTGTCTAATTGTAAGAATTTAGAGAAACTGCCAACTCTTGGGCACTACCCCAATCTCAAAATTCTTGAAGTAGAAGGTTTAAATAATGTGAGGTGCATTGGAAAAGAATTTTATGTCAGTGATGATGACAGTAGTTCTGATAAGAATAAGCCAATCACCTTATTTCCAGCATTGAAAAAGTTGAGCCTGTGGAATATGGAAGAAGTAGAAGAATGGTTAGAAGTGGAACCAACAGTTACTGTGTTTCCTTCACTAAAAGAGCTACATATTGAAGGTTGCTGCAAGCTAAGCAGTGTTCCAAGAATGAGTAGACTTTCTTGTCTTGAGGCACTCACTATTACAGGTAACAATGCATTAAGTTGTATACGAGATGAACAATTTCCCTTTCCCTCTAGCCTCAAAAAATTCACCATACAGAGGTGCTATAAGTTAACGACAGTTCCAAGTGTAGAGGGCGGTATCTCTTTTCTTCAGCATCTTGAGGTGAAGCTTTGTGACCGGTTATGTAAAATAGGACAAGGATTACTTACTTCCACATGTCTAAGAGTTGTGGTCATATGTGACTGTCCTAATTTGATCTCCATTCCAGTATATGGCATATCTGAATCTCTTGTGAAGCTTGAGTTGGATCATTGTTGA
- the LOC121216157 gene encoding 60S ribosomal protein L5 — MVLALAFSHELPCYGLEVGLTNYAAAYCTGLLLGHRATGEDFSVEPTDTKRPFRAVLDVGLIRTATGNHVFGALKPFYESIDISLSSPPLNGRRQRSQLGFPDLLYTQVFKVCSEGRHKLVKPNHKTKAENTPVPIAGRRTGL, encoded by the exons ATGGTTCTTGCTTTGGCTTTCTCCCACGAGCTTCCTTGTTATGGACTTGAAGTCGGTCTTACAAACTATGCTGCAG CTTATTGCACTGGATTACTTTTGGGACACCGT GCTACCGGAGAGGATTTCTCGGTTGAACCAACTGACACAAAGAGGCCTTTTCGAGCTGTCCTCGATGTTGGACTGATCAGGACAGCAACTGGAAACCATGTTTTTGGTGCACTAAAG CCTTTCTACGAAAGCATAGACATTTCTCTTTCTTCACCGCCACTCAACGGCCGCCGTCAGCGTTCTCAGCTCGGCTTCCCGGACCTCCTCTATACTCAAGTCTTCAAAGTTTGCTCCGAAGGCAGACATAAGCTAGTGAAGCCGAACCACAAAACAAAAGCGGAAAACACTCCGGTTCCTATCGCCGGCCGTCGGACAGGTCTGTAG